The DNA window atttattttaattattatttgttttaattgtattttttaaatgcatataATTCACATCTACGTGTGAGTATTAATcgcataaaatattgaatcTTTCGTTGACctcatttttatacttttacaGAGAACGACAATTTGGAAAGTATACAGTTCGTAAGAAATAGAGTggtaacgtaaaattttccatgcaattttattcaagAAGCGCGAGCACAACCTTGAGAATTGATACAACAAGAACTTTATCTGTTTCTGCATCACGCGATTCCCTGCATATTCATGACGGCCTGAATACCTCGCGTATGAGAGTGATTCGCATCGGAATATTTTTCGAGATTCGAGAATTTTGCGGTTTGAATCGTGTCTGACTAGTGTAACACTGCGACAAGTGTGGCGATTTTGACTTTAAAACGGTACATAAAAAATCTTggtaaaactaattaattatttttacttgataagtaattaaaatataaataactgtTGTATTATGTATTCACTAGTCACTTACCAACATCCTGAAAGACTGGGAAGCTGAGAGAGCCGGATGGACCGAACGGCTGAAGCGGATCGAAAATCGTCTCCAAAACGGCCTTGTCGCCTTCGCTCAGGTTCTCCATGATGATGTCGACTAAGTTCTTCCGTAAATCTGTACGTTTCCATTCGACGGAGACTCGTTTCTGTTTACCGAACTAATCGCGTTGCGTCACAGATTAATAGATCTGGAATGTCGCCCGACTGGCCTGTTGTTTGGATTAGCGGCGGGAGTTTCTACTATATATAAAGATACAACGCGGGACCGTGGATTTTCTAGCAGCTTGGCCGATTGCGCAGCTATCAGGCGACGtgagaataaatataaatgttacttGACTGCGGCATAGGAGCCGGTGTTGAACATTGATGAATCCTCATGCGAGATTTTAAGAAATACCGGTAATAGAACTACCAAGGATTCTCCCAATCGTAAGTGATTCGTTTGAATTAACATTTGACTCTTAATTAACTGGTCTCGGCGCCGAGACGGGTCCGCGAGACCGCGGAAAAAATCGCGgatgcaattaatttcggaCGTTCCTTGCGAGCCACCCTCGTCGCGAGGCTAGGCAAGTATCCGGAAAACGGCAGCTACACGTTCGATCGCTGTCACTTCCCGCGAATCGTTGTAACAGTAAACCCGCGAGTCGACATCACGGGTGGAAAGGAACGGCTCGCGAAGCCGGTTTCCGGCGAAAATCGAGCGCGGGACCGCGTCCCGTTTCTTCGCCGCCGCGCGTGATTTTTCCTCATCGTTACCGTTACTAGGGGGACCATTAAAGCGGTCCCGTCGTCGCGTTTTCTCACGGGTAAACTGGACCGCGAAGAAGATTGCTTCCAGCGAATCGTTTGCTTCAACGCGACAGCATTGTCTTCCCCCTATCTCTCGCGAAATTACCTTGTTACTTATTTCtaatgttcatttttttttaatattttttaattagcgagACAGCAGGCGAGTCTCGCGACTCCTTCAGGACGAGTCCGCGATAGCTCGAGCACGGTTTAACGCATCACAATGCGGTCCGTGCGCGTCTCGTAAtggaataaatatttcatttcgcgGGACCAGTACGAGAGGCCCGTGTTTTTCCTGCGGGCGGCCGGGACGCGCGGTGGCGATGCCGGCTCGCAGCGCGCGAGGCCGAAGGGCCTCGGCCCCGGTCCCGGTCCCGTCCCGTCCCGTCCCGTCACGACGGCGGACTTAACGGCCCATAATTCATCGCCgacgtataataaatatcgttaGCCCGGCGTGAGCGCGCGCAGACACGCAGACAGCGTGCTCAGACCCGTGCGGGTCCCCCTTGCCCCTTTTCCTCTGCTGGTCTCCCTCTGCCACCCCCAGAGATTTTATTGTGTGCATGTACGGTCCAGTGTCGCGTCAAATCTGCCATCGAATCGTCCTGCGAATCGGGAACTGGAGAACAATTCACCCTGAGAGAAATATATTGTCACCTTCGGCCTTAGCTACAAGCTGATATATTATCTGAGATACTTCTGACGAATAAATTTAGTTGATTCGACTGGTCCCGTCATTgtgctacttttttttttaattattatatttaattacgctcTCGCGAGTTTTTCGGACGGCATCGGATTTATAGAGCGTTCGCGTCGTATGCATTTATGCGCGATATTTATGGCTGCAAGAAAACGGTGCACGCCTTCCTCTCGTCGACTTCCTCGGACGCGGCCCCGGCTTTCGGCCTTGGTCGGTCTAATAAAAGTTTCTTGAATAATGCGTCGAGTGCGCGCATAAAACACGGCTAAAACCAATGTTGCAATACATCACTgcttaattaatatctgtGTCTAACTAATAGCTGTGAGTGAAGCGTCAAGTGTACTTAAGTATTACGAATTAATGCCTGATATATGAGTCGGTAAATTTCAGAGCCtatctctctctgtctctctcgtctaattaaaataacattttacttttttagaTTCGTTCGTGTCGATTTAATTCAGCGAAGAAATTTTATCGAGGAGCGAGAGAGTTGACCGCGCACAGCCGCCTCGAAATTTTACGAGATCGTTACACGGCGCAGCTGCATCCCGCTTGGACCACGTTCGATCTCCCTCGTCTACGCCGGCAGGCAGGCTGGAATGGACCGATGGAATTTCAAATGAGGGTGCGGTCGCGCGTGCGAAATTGTCCGAGCGGATTTTCGTTTCGGGATGCGTTTGCGTGATCGGAGATCCGCCCAAATCGTGGACGTCGCGCGAAGGCATTGAAATCATCGTCGAACTGAGAGGTAAGGGGAccagaaaagaaataaagagaggACACGGAGGCCCAGCGAATAAAACGGGCAAAAAATCCCGGGTCCTGCAGGCCGAACCGTCAATTTGCGGTTACCGCGAATACgcaacggaaaaaaataagacgcTTCTTTTTGTCGCCCTCCTCCCGTTCTCGCCCGTTCGTTTCTCCCCGTTCTCAGCGTTATCGTTCCTTCGCGATCCCGCGGAGGGATCTTCCGCAGGGAGCAAAGAAGAGTGCGCAGACAGTCGGATTTATATTCAAATGAATCGCGATGGAAGCCGCGCGATTTATCGACGGCCCCGTCGGGCCCCGTAGCGCACGTGCGGGTTGTGCAGGTcgggagagagaagagagacgCGGAAAGGAAATCGAAGGGTAGTTAAGTTACGAGGGAGAAGAAGGAAGCGCCCCGAGGGCGCCGGATCCTTTCCTCGCTCGTTCGACGCCGCTCGGGGGCTGCCGATCTCCGCGGACGAAGATTGCAGCCAGCCTCCGcctcgcgaatttttttcttcgtcatTACGTTTTATAATTGCGATACGTTGAATTAACGGCGCGTCGTTGAACCCTCGGGATTCTGAAACAGAGTAACGCGATGAAAATTTGTAAGCGACGTCTTTCGAAAACGCAATTAAGGACACGATGTCCTACCCTTACGTtgtacgtgtgtgcgtgcgtgttaCGTTATATGCGTGTGTGCATGCATGCCTTTATTTAGCTTTAGTCGGTCGAAACCGGTTGCAAGCGACTCCACGCTGTTCTCCGATTCGGGAGGAAGAAGGAGAAGGCGGAGGAGGGCACGAGAGAGGGAGGAATGCCCGCGGTCCAGCGCACCGCAACTTTTAGGGTTCCCTCGAGGCACAAAGAATTTTGCTCTGGCGAACGtcgcgagagagaaatgacttgaaataatttcgaaataacgCTAAGCAATTTGAAGAtaactcgataaaaaaaaggaaacgaacgaacgaaattcgatattaaattgcagACGCATTAaacgtaacataaaataattaaaatatattaaagcatatgaGAAGGGTTCATCGAGAAGTTATCACGAGGACCAAGATTGCGCCTCGTCCTGCTATATCGAAATTCGGTCAAGGTCGATCGGGTAATTCGCCACCGCCGATTTCATCGCTCTCTCCCGCGCCCTGCGGCTTTCGTATTTTTCGCGGAAGGAAGGGTGTTCTCAGGGTGGTCCAGGACAAAAGCCGCATGCCGTATATTTCGATTTCGTGGGCGGATTGCGTCATTAAGGGTAGTAACTCGCGGTGACGGAATCACTTTGGCGGAGAAAGTAGCCGGGTGTGGCTGGACATTACCGTAGAACAGCCTCCCTTTCTCCTCTTCTCCCCGATTCACACGCGCGTGAAAGAAGTCGTTCTCTTTCGAGCGATCTCTCGCATTTCCCAATCGCCGAACTTTTTTTCGTAACGAACTCTCCGGTACCATCTCGTCGCCGCCAATCTGTCGCGGTCGGGACGCGGCTGATCTCGACCTCCCTCTTCGCGCGGAGACACGTGCTGAGGATCGCACGTGGGTGCGCGCGTCACGCGAATCGACGGTAGCCCGCCGCTGGACCGAACGCGAGAGTTCGACGAACTCTTTGTCTCGAAAACCGGACGAACCGTACGCAACGTACATACGTCGGCCACCTCCGACCGTGCCGCAGCAGCGGCCTGACATACCTCGCGTTTCTTGCCTCCTGTTGTGGAGAACGTCGCCGCAGCATCCACGGCCGGTCCTCCCTCTCGAGAAGTCGCGAAAAATAAGCGTGTTTATTGTCACGAGGTCCGTTTGCGGTACATATTCACTGTTCTTTTGGCGCCGGTTTTTTATTTGTCGTACTCGCCTCGCTCGAAGTCGCGAAGTCGCCGAGCACGCGGTTGCGGTCGTCGAAATCTTCTCTTCTTAACCGCGGGCCGCCTTTTTCTCGGTCCGATTTACTGCACGATACGCAAGAGGGAATTACACGGCGAATTTTTAtgctcgttttattttttttttattttatcttcttttttttcacgtacACACGCACGTGCAAACATCCCGAACGGCGTATTGTTCGCAACAATGTTACAGATCAGTGGGCTGGCAGGAAACATAAATATCGAGCCTCCGAAAGTACGAAGGCTCCGAATACCGTTTCTCCCCTTTCGCGGGAGCGACCCAGCCCTTTTTAAGGCAGGatgattacaattttgttGCTCGACCGTCAAAAAACTGGCAGCGTTAATATATCTTAGTgcacgtgtaaaaaaaaaaaagaaaaaaaaatatataaatctataattagaaaatagtTTCGACGACCGATAAATGACTTAAACGACGAACCTTCATCAAACTTCTTGATTGGAGAACATCCGCCCTCGAACATGCCTCCTGTGTCATCCTTTGAGATTTCAGACTGTTCGTCTGAAGGTTTCCCTTCATCTCTTTGCCTTTCCGCGTCTCGCTTGAACCTCGGGCCATTGTTAAAACTTTTTCGAGGTTATTACACGTGAAATATGTAAATGCGTCGCCGGTCGGGGTCGGTCCTCGACGTCGAAGGACCAGCTCCGCCGGATCGTTCCCGCTCGCTCTTTCGGCCTcttcctcgctctctttcccGGTTCTTTTACTCAGCAGGAACGGATCGGATCGTAGCATGGTAGATAATTCGCAATCGCGTAGAACCTTCAACATACctgtaaagataaaaatttgttagaaGATCTTTAAACGATTTAATCTCCTGATGACTAAACAACATAAATGactttaaatgaaatttaaaactgGAACtcgacaattttaaataattcgacaGAGcgtcgtgataaaaaaaatactctaCTCCGAGTCGTCGGTCGCTTGTTCCCCGTTCACGCAAGTACAATGACAATGACGTTGCTACGTGCATCTTCCGCACGCGTTGATATTATTCAATCGTCCGGTGCGTTGTCTAAGATGGAATTTCTTTTCAGGG is part of the Cardiocondyla obscurior isolate alpha-2009 linkage group LG14, Cobs3.1, whole genome shotgun sequence genome and encodes:
- the LOC139108042 gene encoding tetratricopeptide repeat protein 36-like isoform X1 → MLKVLRDCELSTMLRSDPFLLSKRTGKESEEEAERASGNDPAELVLRRRGPTPTGDAFTYFTCNNLEKVLTMARGSSETRKGKEMKGNLQTNSLKSQRMTQEACSRADVLQSRSLMKFGKQKRVSVEWKRTDLRKNLVDIIMENLSEGDKAVLETIFDPLQPFGPSGSLSFPVFQDVDKTNASEKDYLEPDVLDIVKKAIACAEEKNFDESLQLFHVALKRAPQSPSILNNRAQALRLANRDEDALKDLHLAVELSGGKGRTGIQALCQRGALYRWMEQDDRARKDFTRAAEAGSSFAKSQLVALNPYAAMCNAMLRKMTSKAN